In Primulina eburnea isolate SZY01 chromosome 3, ASM2296580v1, whole genome shotgun sequence, one DNA window encodes the following:
- the LOC140825899 gene encoding NAC domain-containing protein 75-like isoform X2: protein MNKGTQLGSVSSSDLIDAKLEEHQLCGSKHCPGCGHKLEGKPDWVGLPAGVKFDPTDQELIEHLEAKVEGKESISHPLIDEFIPTIEGEDGICYTHPEKLPGVTRDGLSRHFFHRPSKAYTTGTRKRRKIQTECDLQGGETRWHKTGKTRPVMVNGKQKGCKKILVLYTNFGKNRKPEKTNWVMHQYHLGQHEEEREGELVVSKIFYQTQPRQCNWSSEKSSVNAVLGEGLSVEPNSQKESGSGSCSNKEMIPQRDEFSAAVVNVGAPIPGYSAIDHIQQLKADHFSFLPYRKSFDDQAGNIGEASIGRETQSGTCEARDMIHMSHEHHQISTASAATAYHVSRPSHSISAIISPPPVMHHTSNIILDQDHCFHVPTIMLPNENFQQQQQQHHKLGGRSASGLEELIMGCTSTDIKEESSMANTQEAEWLKYSTFWPDPDNPDHHHHG from the exons ATGAACAAGGGTACTCAGTTGGGATCTGTGAGCAGTTCTGATCTCATAGATGCGAAGCTTGAGGAGCATCAACTATGTGGATCCAAACACTGCCCGGGTTGTGGACACAAGCTCGAAGGAAAGCCG GATTGGGTAGGCCTACCGGCGGGAGTAAAGTTTGATCCGACGGATCAAGAATTAATAGAACATCTTGAGGCAAAAGTTGAAGGAAAAGAATCAATATCCCATCCTCTAATTGATGAATTTATTCCTACTATTGAAGGTGAAGATGGGATTTGTTATACACATCCCGAAAAGCTTCCAG GAGTGACAAGAGATGGACTTAGCAGACATTTCTTCCATAGACCCTCCAAAGCTTACACAACCGGtacaagaaaaagaagaaaaattcaAACCGAATGCGACTTACAAGGCGGAGAAACGCGGTGGCATAAGACAGGCAAAACCAGGCCGGTCATGGTGAATGGCAAGCAAAAAGGGTGCAAGAAAATCTTGGTCTTGTACACAAACTTTGGAAAAAACAGAAAGCCCGAGAAAACGAATTGGGTGATGCATCAATACCATTTAGGCCAACATGAAGAAGAAAGAGAAGGGGAACTTGTGGTTTCCAAGATTTTCTATCAGACACAACCAAGGCAATGCAACTGGTCTTCGGAGAAAAGTAGTGTTAATGCCGTTTTAGGCGAGGGGTTAAGCGTCGAGCCAAATAGCCAGAAAGAAAGTGGCAGTGGGAGTTGTTCTAATAAGGAAATGATCCCCCAAAGAGACGAATTTTCAGCTGCCGTTGTAAATGTTGGTGCACCTATTCCAGGTTATAGTGCCATAGATCATATCCAGCAATTGAAAGCTGATCATTTTAGCTTTCTTCCTTATCGAAAATCCTTTGATGATCAG GCTGGAAATATTGGAGAGGCTTCAATAGGAAGGGAGACACAAAGTGGCACGTGCGAAGCGCGAGACATGATTCACATGAGCCATGAGCATCATCAAATCTCAACAGCATCAGCAGCTACAGCATATCACGTCAGCAGGCCTTCACATTCCATTTCTGCCATTATATCACCTCCACCAGTAATGCATCATACTTCCAACATTATTCTTGATCAAGATCACTGCTTCCATGTTCCAACGATCATGCTCCCGAACGAAAATTTCCAG cagcagcagcaacaacatcataaaCTAGGAGGAAGGTCTGCATCTGGATTAGAGGAACTCATTATGGGCTGCACCTCAACTGACATCAAAGAA GAATCATCCATGGCAAACACTCAGGAAGCAGAATGGTTGAAGTACTCCACCTTCTGGCCTGATCCCGATAACCCTGATCATCATCATCATGGataa
- the LOC140825899 gene encoding NAC domain-containing protein 75-like isoform X3 gives MNKGTQLGSVSSSDLIDAKLEEHQLCGSKHCPGCGHKLEGKPDWVGLPAGVKFDPTDQELIEHLEAKVEGKESISHPLIDEFIPTIEGEDGICYTHPEKLPGVTRDGLSRHFFHRPSKAYTTGTRKRRKIQTECDLQGGETRWHKTGKTRPVMVNGKQKGCKKILVLYTNFGKNRKPEKTNWVMHQYHLGQHEEEREGELVVSKIFYQTQPRQCNWSSEKSSVNAVLGEGLSVEPNSQKESGSGSCSNKEMIPQRDEFSAAVVNVGAPIPGYSAIDHIQQLKADHFSFLPYRKSFDDQAGNIGEASIGRETQSGTCEARDMIHMSHEHHQISTASAATAYHVSRPSHSISAIISPPPVMHHTSNIILDQDHCFHVPTIMLPNENFQQQQQHHKLGGRSASGLEELIMGCTSTDIKEESSMANTQEAEWLKYSTFWPDPDNPDHHHHG, from the exons ATGAACAAGGGTACTCAGTTGGGATCTGTGAGCAGTTCTGATCTCATAGATGCGAAGCTTGAGGAGCATCAACTATGTGGATCCAAACACTGCCCGGGTTGTGGACACAAGCTCGAAGGAAAGCCG GATTGGGTAGGCCTACCGGCGGGAGTAAAGTTTGATCCGACGGATCAAGAATTAATAGAACATCTTGAGGCAAAAGTTGAAGGAAAAGAATCAATATCCCATCCTCTAATTGATGAATTTATTCCTACTATTGAAGGTGAAGATGGGATTTGTTATACACATCCCGAAAAGCTTCCAG GAGTGACAAGAGATGGACTTAGCAGACATTTCTTCCATAGACCCTCCAAAGCTTACACAACCGGtacaagaaaaagaagaaaaattcaAACCGAATGCGACTTACAAGGCGGAGAAACGCGGTGGCATAAGACAGGCAAAACCAGGCCGGTCATGGTGAATGGCAAGCAAAAAGGGTGCAAGAAAATCTTGGTCTTGTACACAAACTTTGGAAAAAACAGAAAGCCCGAGAAAACGAATTGGGTGATGCATCAATACCATTTAGGCCAACATGAAGAAGAAAGAGAAGGGGAACTTGTGGTTTCCAAGATTTTCTATCAGACACAACCAAGGCAATGCAACTGGTCTTCGGAGAAAAGTAGTGTTAATGCCGTTTTAGGCGAGGGGTTAAGCGTCGAGCCAAATAGCCAGAAAGAAAGTGGCAGTGGGAGTTGTTCTAATAAGGAAATGATCCCCCAAAGAGACGAATTTTCAGCTGCCGTTGTAAATGTTGGTGCACCTATTCCAGGTTATAGTGCCATAGATCATATCCAGCAATTGAAAGCTGATCATTTTAGCTTTCTTCCTTATCGAAAATCCTTTGATGATCAG GCTGGAAATATTGGAGAGGCTTCAATAGGAAGGGAGACACAAAGTGGCACGTGCGAAGCGCGAGACATGATTCACATGAGCCATGAGCATCATCAAATCTCAACAGCATCAGCAGCTACAGCATATCACGTCAGCAGGCCTTCACATTCCATTTCTGCCATTATATCACCTCCACCAGTAATGCATCATACTTCCAACATTATTCTTGATCAAGATCACTGCTTCCATGTTCCAACGATCATGCTCCCGAACGAAAATTTCCAG cagcagcaacaacatcataaaCTAGGAGGAAGGTCTGCATCTGGATTAGAGGAACTCATTATGGGCTGCACCTCAACTGACATCAAAGAA GAATCATCCATGGCAAACACTCAGGAAGCAGAATGGTTGAAGTACTCCACCTTCTGGCCTGATCCCGATAACCCTGATCATCATCATCATGGataa
- the LOC140825899 gene encoding NAC domain-containing protein 75-like isoform X4, translating into MNKGTQLGSVSSSDLIDAKLEEHQLCGSKHCPGCGHKLEGKPDWVGLPAGVKFDPTDQELIEHLEAKVEGKESISHPLIDEFIPTIEGEDGICYTHPEKLPGVTRDGLSRHFFHRPSKAYTTGTRKRRKIQTECDLQGGETRWHKTGKTRPVMVNGKQKGCKKILVLYTNFGKNRKPEKTNWVMHQYHLGQHEEEREGELVVSKIFYQTQPRQCNWSSEKSSVNAVLGEGLSVEPNSQKESGSGSCSNKEMIPQRDEFSAAVVNVGAPIPGYSAIDHIQQLKADHFSFLPYRKSFDDQAGNIGEASIGRETQSGTCEARDMIHMSHEHHQISTASAATAYHVSRPSHSISAIISPPPVMHHTSNIILDQDHCFHVPTIMLPNENFQQQQHHKLGGRSASGLEELIMGCTSTDIKEESSMANTQEAEWLKYSTFWPDPDNPDHHHHG; encoded by the exons ATGAACAAGGGTACTCAGTTGGGATCTGTGAGCAGTTCTGATCTCATAGATGCGAAGCTTGAGGAGCATCAACTATGTGGATCCAAACACTGCCCGGGTTGTGGACACAAGCTCGAAGGAAAGCCG GATTGGGTAGGCCTACCGGCGGGAGTAAAGTTTGATCCGACGGATCAAGAATTAATAGAACATCTTGAGGCAAAAGTTGAAGGAAAAGAATCAATATCCCATCCTCTAATTGATGAATTTATTCCTACTATTGAAGGTGAAGATGGGATTTGTTATACACATCCCGAAAAGCTTCCAG GAGTGACAAGAGATGGACTTAGCAGACATTTCTTCCATAGACCCTCCAAAGCTTACACAACCGGtacaagaaaaagaagaaaaattcaAACCGAATGCGACTTACAAGGCGGAGAAACGCGGTGGCATAAGACAGGCAAAACCAGGCCGGTCATGGTGAATGGCAAGCAAAAAGGGTGCAAGAAAATCTTGGTCTTGTACACAAACTTTGGAAAAAACAGAAAGCCCGAGAAAACGAATTGGGTGATGCATCAATACCATTTAGGCCAACATGAAGAAGAAAGAGAAGGGGAACTTGTGGTTTCCAAGATTTTCTATCAGACACAACCAAGGCAATGCAACTGGTCTTCGGAGAAAAGTAGTGTTAATGCCGTTTTAGGCGAGGGGTTAAGCGTCGAGCCAAATAGCCAGAAAGAAAGTGGCAGTGGGAGTTGTTCTAATAAGGAAATGATCCCCCAAAGAGACGAATTTTCAGCTGCCGTTGTAAATGTTGGTGCACCTATTCCAGGTTATAGTGCCATAGATCATATCCAGCAATTGAAAGCTGATCATTTTAGCTTTCTTCCTTATCGAAAATCCTTTGATGATCAG GCTGGAAATATTGGAGAGGCTTCAATAGGAAGGGAGACACAAAGTGGCACGTGCGAAGCGCGAGACATGATTCACATGAGCCATGAGCATCATCAAATCTCAACAGCATCAGCAGCTACAGCATATCACGTCAGCAGGCCTTCACATTCCATTTCTGCCATTATATCACCTCCACCAGTAATGCATCATACTTCCAACATTATTCTTGATCAAGATCACTGCTTCCATGTTCCAACGATCATGCTCCCGAACGAAAATTTCCAG cagcaacaacatcataaaCTAGGAGGAAGGTCTGCATCTGGATTAGAGGAACTCATTATGGGCTGCACCTCAACTGACATCAAAGAA GAATCATCCATGGCAAACACTCAGGAAGCAGAATGGTTGAAGTACTCCACCTTCTGGCCTGATCCCGATAACCCTGATCATCATCATCATGGataa
- the LOC140825899 gene encoding NAC domain-containing protein 75-like isoform X1 has protein sequence MNKGTQLGSVSSSDLIDAKLEEHQLCGSKHCPGCGHKLEGKPDWVGLPAGVKFDPTDQELIEHLEAKVEGKESISHPLIDEFIPTIEGEDGICYTHPEKLPGVTRDGLSRHFFHRPSKAYTTGTRKRRKIQTECDLQGGETRWHKTGKTRPVMVNGKQKGCKKILVLYTNFGKNRKPEKTNWVMHQYHLGQHEEEREGELVVSKIFYQTQPRQCNWSSEKSSVNAVLGEGLSVEPNSQKESGSGSCSNKEMIPQRDEFSAAVVNVGAPIPGYSAIDHIQQLKADHFSFLPYRKSFDDQAGNIGEASIGRETQSGTCEARDMIHMSHEHHQISTASAATAYHVSRPSHSISAIISPPPVMHHTSNIILDQDHCFHVPTIMLPNENFQQQQQQQHHKLGGRSASGLEELIMGCTSTDIKEESSMANTQEAEWLKYSTFWPDPDNPDHHHHG, from the exons ATGAACAAGGGTACTCAGTTGGGATCTGTGAGCAGTTCTGATCTCATAGATGCGAAGCTTGAGGAGCATCAACTATGTGGATCCAAACACTGCCCGGGTTGTGGACACAAGCTCGAAGGAAAGCCG GATTGGGTAGGCCTACCGGCGGGAGTAAAGTTTGATCCGACGGATCAAGAATTAATAGAACATCTTGAGGCAAAAGTTGAAGGAAAAGAATCAATATCCCATCCTCTAATTGATGAATTTATTCCTACTATTGAAGGTGAAGATGGGATTTGTTATACACATCCCGAAAAGCTTCCAG GAGTGACAAGAGATGGACTTAGCAGACATTTCTTCCATAGACCCTCCAAAGCTTACACAACCGGtacaagaaaaagaagaaaaattcaAACCGAATGCGACTTACAAGGCGGAGAAACGCGGTGGCATAAGACAGGCAAAACCAGGCCGGTCATGGTGAATGGCAAGCAAAAAGGGTGCAAGAAAATCTTGGTCTTGTACACAAACTTTGGAAAAAACAGAAAGCCCGAGAAAACGAATTGGGTGATGCATCAATACCATTTAGGCCAACATGAAGAAGAAAGAGAAGGGGAACTTGTGGTTTCCAAGATTTTCTATCAGACACAACCAAGGCAATGCAACTGGTCTTCGGAGAAAAGTAGTGTTAATGCCGTTTTAGGCGAGGGGTTAAGCGTCGAGCCAAATAGCCAGAAAGAAAGTGGCAGTGGGAGTTGTTCTAATAAGGAAATGATCCCCCAAAGAGACGAATTTTCAGCTGCCGTTGTAAATGTTGGTGCACCTATTCCAGGTTATAGTGCCATAGATCATATCCAGCAATTGAAAGCTGATCATTTTAGCTTTCTTCCTTATCGAAAATCCTTTGATGATCAG GCTGGAAATATTGGAGAGGCTTCAATAGGAAGGGAGACACAAAGTGGCACGTGCGAAGCGCGAGACATGATTCACATGAGCCATGAGCATCATCAAATCTCAACAGCATCAGCAGCTACAGCATATCACGTCAGCAGGCCTTCACATTCCATTTCTGCCATTATATCACCTCCACCAGTAATGCATCATACTTCCAACATTATTCTTGATCAAGATCACTGCTTCCATGTTCCAACGATCATGCTCCCGAACGAAAATTTCCAG cagcagcagcagcaacaacatcataaaCTAGGAGGAAGGTCTGCATCTGGATTAGAGGAACTCATTATGGGCTGCACCTCAACTGACATCAAAGAA GAATCATCCATGGCAAACACTCAGGAAGCAGAATGGTTGAAGTACTCCACCTTCTGGCCTGATCCCGATAACCCTGATCATCATCATCATGGataa